The bacterium genomic sequence CAAGACCATCAGTACTGCCTGCCAGCCGACAAAAGCCCCGATGAAGGCCGCCAGCTTTATGTCCCCGCCTCCCATGGCCTCCTGTTTGAATATCTTTTCCCCGCCCCAGGCCGACAGCCAGATCAATCCTCCTCCCATCAGAACCCCCATCAGACTATCCAGCCAGGCCCAGACCGCAAAAGGGTCATTGTGCCCAAAGATGGAAAGATTGAAGACCGGATAAAAGGTCCCTGCCACGCCAAAAGCCAGGCCCAGCCCAATCCCGGGAAGGCTCAGCAGATCGGGGATGATATAATGCCTTAAGTCTATGGCCGAGATCACCAGCAAAGCC encodes the following:
- a CDS encoding A24 family peptidase; this encodes SLQYPLVELAGGLLFAAAYLKLGLDWRLAGYLPFLWALLVISAIDLRHYIIPDLLSLPGIGLGLAFGVAGTFYPVFNLSIFGHNDPFAVWAWLDSLMGVLMGGGLIWLSAWGGEKIFKQEAMGGGDIKLAAFIGAFVGWQAVLMVLFLSFLLGTLAGVPLMLLGRLKKTSEVFEGTPKDQPAKAMVPFGPFLAMGALIALMAGKTIWGFYSALLVR